Proteins encoded together in one Pseudomonas sp. Seg1 window:
- a CDS encoding lipopolysaccharide kinase InaA family protein, whose translation MAVQFAAETEVAPQDRFDYYWSQRGEWVEEPNVRRGGESGVQRIVGRDGQLLYAKRQTGHIYRSWLHPFGRPTVLRELDALTGVSKLGVRVPQIVFCGAQPDPQHKWRALLVTKSLDGFQELEHWLAAAGGRDQCGDAIYERVLKDLAENLARMHKGRWQHSCIYIKHVFVRVTGEGESAKVEVALIDLEKCRQRLTAYRAASHDMKQLRRHSSFRDADWKKLVYFYETAFGSAIKGL comes from the coding sequence ATGGCAGTGCAATTTGCAGCAGAAACGGAAGTCGCTCCCCAGGATCGCTTCGACTACTACTGGAGTCAGCGCGGTGAGTGGGTGGAAGAACCGAATGTTCGCCGTGGTGGTGAAAGTGGCGTGCAAAGGATCGTCGGCCGGGATGGCCAATTGCTCTATGCCAAACGCCAGACTGGACATATTTACCGTAGCTGGCTGCATCCGTTCGGCCGCCCGACCGTGCTGCGCGAACTCGATGCGCTGACCGGCGTCAGCAAACTCGGTGTGCGAGTGCCGCAAATCGTTTTCTGCGGCGCTCAGCCCGATCCGCAGCACAAGTGGCGTGCATTGTTGGTGACCAAGTCCCTGGACGGTTTCCAGGAACTGGAACACTGGCTGGCTGCTGCCGGTGGCCGCGATCAGTGCGGCGATGCGATCTATGAGCGTGTGCTCAAGGATCTCGCCGAAAACCTCGCGCGTATGCACAAGGGGCGCTGGCAACACAGCTGCATCTACATCAAACACGTTTTCGTACGGGTGACGGGCGAGGGCGAATCGGCAAAAGTTGAAGTGGCATTGATTGATCTGGAGAAATGCCGCCAGCGCCTGACCGCTTATCGCGCCGCCTCCCATGACATGAAACAACTGCGCCGCCATTCGTCGTTCCGCGACGCGGACTGGAAGAAACTCGTCTATTTTTACGAGACGGCGTTTGGCAGCGCTATCAAAGGTTTATAG
- a CDS encoding class I SAM-dependent methyltransferase codes for MAGPIKLDFSEKYDDQHAQKYLRKHKESLGRRLSHWRDEQLARKALTLAGEPGLVLDLPCGAGRFWPLLAEKHNRVIIGADNSESMIKTALQAQPADVVKRVQPLHTSAFDIALPDNAVDSIFCMRLLHHIGEAEHRRAILREFERVTRDSVIVSLWVDGNFKAWKRKRAEQDRPNRDYQNRFVLPVATVEKEFEQAGFRIQEQLDFIPLYAMWRVYVLRKR; via the coding sequence ATGGCCGGCCCGATCAAGCTCGATTTTTCAGAAAAGTACGACGATCAACATGCGCAGAAGTACCTGCGCAAACACAAAGAAAGTCTTGGCCGTCGCCTGTCCCACTGGCGTGACGAGCAGTTGGCCCGCAAGGCTCTGACACTCGCCGGTGAACCTGGTCTGGTGCTGGATCTACCCTGCGGTGCCGGACGCTTCTGGCCATTGCTGGCGGAAAAGCACAACCGGGTGATCATCGGTGCGGATAACTCCGAGTCAATGATCAAGACGGCACTGCAAGCTCAACCGGCCGACGTGGTGAAACGGGTACAACCCTTGCACACCTCAGCGTTCGACATCGCTTTGCCGGATAACGCCGTCGACAGCATTTTTTGCATGCGGCTGCTGCATCACATTGGTGAAGCCGAGCACCGCCGGGCGATTTTGCGCGAATTCGAGCGCGTCACCCGCGACAGCGTGATCGTTTCTTTGTGGGTCGACGGCAATTTCAAGGCCTGGAAGCGCAAACGAGCTGAGCAGGATCGTCCCAACCGCGACTACCAGAATCGCTTTGTGTTACCGGTTGCTACGGTTGAAAAAGAATTTGAACAGGCGGGTTTCCGCATTCAGGAACAACTGGACTTTATTCCGCTCTATGCGATGTGGCGGGTTTACGTATTACGCAAGAGGTAA
- a CDS encoding HAMP domain-containing sensor histidine kinase, whose amino-acid sequence MEFKQSLSQRIIIAFALMSALVAGAFAMGIVATVHLVEEKLISAGLGGDLQRLLLMDNVSDWSHRPEPDQLFYFSGGPGDFELPKDLRHLDSGFHEVFREQLSYHAMVEIVDGRRYVLLQDQSDFEERERVLFAVVLVGFVLSLALAVFLGWVLARKVMAPVVRLARQVRHRDQLLGLAPPLAPDYAADEVGELAVAFDATLGRLRQALTRERLFTSDVSHELRTPLMVLASSCELLLENPAIDQRGRSQVERIARASEEMRELVQTFLMLARAQREDSGASPQQNLAQVADSLLCVWREPIESKGLTLQFEPGNPPADCYNATLLTAVMGNLLRNACHYTEQGFIRLTLTGNGFVVEDSGVGIPEEKREAMFEPFVRGSEKRGEGLGLGLSLVQRICENQGWTVSLSTMKPNGCRFEVDLGNIGRK is encoded by the coding sequence ATGGAGTTTAAGCAAAGCCTTTCCCAGCGGATCATCATTGCCTTTGCATTGATGAGCGCACTGGTGGCCGGGGCGTTCGCGATGGGCATCGTCGCAACGGTGCACCTGGTCGAGGAAAAACTGATTTCGGCAGGGCTGGGTGGCGATTTGCAGCGCCTGTTGCTGATGGACAATGTCTCCGACTGGAGCCATCGTCCGGAACCCGATCAGTTGTTCTATTTCAGCGGCGGGCCCGGTGATTTCGAACTGCCGAAAGATTTGCGTCACCTCGATTCCGGATTCCACGAAGTCTTCCGCGAACAATTGTCGTATCACGCGATGGTCGAGATCGTCGACGGTCGGCGCTACGTGTTGCTGCAGGATCAAAGCGATTTTGAAGAGCGCGAGCGTGTGCTGTTTGCCGTGGTGCTGGTGGGCTTTGTGCTCAGTCTGGCGTTGGCGGTGTTCCTCGGCTGGGTGCTCGCGCGCAAAGTGATGGCGCCGGTGGTGCGGCTGGCACGGCAGGTGCGTCATCGCGATCAGTTACTGGGGCTGGCGCCACCGTTGGCACCGGACTACGCGGCTGACGAAGTCGGCGAACTGGCGGTGGCGTTTGACGCCACGCTGGGGCGATTGCGTCAGGCCCTGACTCGCGAGCGCTTGTTTACCAGCGACGTCAGCCACGAGTTGCGCACTCCGCTGATGGTGTTGGCCAGCTCCTGCGAGTTGCTGCTCGAGAATCCCGCGATCGATCAACGCGGTCGCTCGCAGGTCGAGCGCATTGCTCGCGCCAGTGAGGAAATGCGTGAGCTGGTGCAGACCTTCCTGATGTTGGCCCGCGCCCAACGCGAGGACTCCGGGGCATCGCCGCAACAGAATCTTGCGCAAGTGGCGGACAGCCTGCTGTGCGTATGGCGCGAACCGATCGAAAGCAAAGGCCTGACCTTGCAGTTCGAGCCCGGCAACCCTCCCGCCGACTGTTACAACGCTACGTTGCTGACGGCGGTGATGGGCAATCTGCTGCGCAATGCCTGCCATTACACCGAGCAGGGGTTCATTCGTCTGACGCTGACGGGCAATGGCTTTGTGGTCGAGGATTCGGGCGTGGGGATTCCCGAGGAGAAACGCGAGGCCATGTTCGAGCCTTTCGTGCGTGGCAGTGAAAAGCGCGGAGAAGGTCTGGGCCTCGGCTTGTCTCTTGTGCAGCGCATCTGCGAGAACCAGGGCTGGACGGTCAGCTTGAGCACGATGAAGCCCAATGGCTGCCGCTTCGAGGTGGATCTTGGCAATATCGGGCGCAAATAG
- the colR gene encoding two-component system response regulator ColR: protein MRILLVEDNRDILANLADYLGLKGYTVDCAQDGLSGLHLAATEHYDLIVLDIMLPGIDGYTLCKRLREDARRDTPVIMLTARDQLDDRLQGFKSGADDYLIKPFALSELAARIEAVMRRAQGGGRRALQVGDLSYDLDTLEVTREGKLLKLNPVGLKLLAVLMQKSPHVLRREILEEALWGDDCPDSDSLRSHVHQLRQVIDKPFAKPLLHTVHGVGYRLAEGRDGV from the coding sequence ATGCGAATTCTATTGGTCGAAGACAACCGCGATATCCTGGCCAATCTGGCCGATTACCTGGGGCTCAAGGGCTACACCGTCGATTGCGCCCAGGACGGTCTGTCGGGCCTGCATCTGGCGGCCACCGAGCATTACGACCTGATCGTGCTCGACATCATGTTGCCTGGTATTGATGGCTACACGCTGTGCAAACGACTGCGCGAAGATGCCCGCCGCGACACCCCGGTGATCATGCTCACCGCCCGCGATCAGCTCGACGATCGCCTGCAGGGCTTCAAGTCCGGGGCTGACGATTATCTGATCAAGCCATTTGCCTTGTCCGAGCTGGCCGCGCGCATCGAAGCGGTGATGCGTCGTGCCCAGGGCGGTGGTCGACGTGCCTTGCAGGTCGGCGATCTGAGCTACGACCTCGATACCCTGGAAGTGACCCGCGAAGGCAAGCTGTTGAAACTAAACCCGGTCGGCCTGAAGTTGCTGGCGGTGTTGATGCAGAAGAGCCCACACGTGCTGCGCCGGGAAATTCTCGAAGAAGCGCTGTGGGGTGATGACTGCCCGGACAGCGACAGCCTGCGCAGCCACGTTCACCAATTGCGCCAAGTGATCGACAAACCGTTCGCCAAACCATTGCTGCACACCGTGCACGGCGTCGGTTATCGCCTGGCCGAGGGTCGTGATGGAGTTTAA
- a CDS encoding phosphatase PAP2 family protein has protein sequence MASTSARPVSRPLNFWLCLGIPAVAAVILVLLELTDLDMDLARLFYDPVAGDFIGRHSFFLEDILHDRAKQVVIAFSVFAILGFIGAFFIDRLKPFKRELGCLVLSLGLATSFVTPVKAVTAVQCPWSLEQFGGHETYSKLLDHRPPTDKPGRCWPGGHAATGFTLFALFFVLRDRRPRLARQAFVFAFALGSVFSISRMMQGAHFFSHNVWTAIFCWLICLGSYYWVLYRPAVKAEAVVKAQPVSV, from the coding sequence ATGGCGTCGACCTCTGCCCGTCCCGTTTCAAGGCCGCTGAACTTCTGGTTGTGCCTGGGCATTCCCGCCGTCGCGGCGGTCATTCTGGTACTGCTCGAACTGACCGATCTGGACATGGATCTGGCCAGGCTGTTTTACGACCCAGTCGCGGGCGACTTCATCGGTCGCCACAGTTTCTTCCTGGAGGACATCCTGCATGACCGCGCCAAGCAGGTGGTGATTGCGTTCTCGGTGTTCGCCATCCTCGGTTTCATCGGTGCGTTCTTCATCGACCGGCTCAAACCGTTCAAGCGCGAACTCGGCTGCCTGGTGCTGTCGCTGGGGCTGGCGACTTCGTTCGTTACACCGGTCAAAGCCGTGACTGCGGTGCAATGCCCATGGAGCCTTGAGCAGTTCGGCGGCCATGAGACCTACAGCAAACTGCTCGATCATCGCCCGCCTACCGACAAGCCCGGCCGTTGCTGGCCTGGAGGTCATGCCGCGACCGGCTTCACGTTGTTTGCGCTGTTTTTCGTGCTGCGTGATCGCCGTCCGCGTCTGGCGCGACAGGCGTTTGTTTTTGCGTTTGCGTTGGGTTCGGTGTTTTCGATCAGCCGGATGATGCAGGGTGCGCACTTCTTTTCGCACAACGTGTGGACGGCGATTTTCTGCTGGCTGATTTGTCTGGGGTCGTATTACTGGGTGTTGTACCGCCCGGCGGTGAAGGCTGAGGCGGTGGTAAAAGCACAACCAGTCAGCGTCTGA